Proteins encoded together in one Planctomicrobium piriforme window:
- a CDS encoding AbrB/MazE/SpoVT family DNA-binding domain-containing protein: protein MVREIVLRQAGGSITATLPKEMADRLNLAAGDRVFAIETPQGVLLTPYDPEFDAAMQAFSDVRKQYRNTLRKLGE from the coding sequence ATGGTGCGTGAGATCGTGTTACGGCAGGCCGGCGGGTCGATTACCGCGACATTGCCCAAGGAGATGGCCGACAGGCTGAACCTTGCGGCGGGTGATCGAGTCTTTGCCATCGAGACTCCGCAGGGGGTGTTGCTGACCCCCTATGACCCGGAGTTCGATGCCGCGATGCAGGCGTTCTCGGACGTCCGCAAGCAGTATCGGAACACGCTGCGAAAACTGGGGGAGTAA
- a CDS encoding type II toxin-antitoxin system death-on-curing family toxin, translated as MSEPRWLTRLMIDTIHAELIAEHGGAHSLREGGDQLVGSALDRPRNRLAYVPDADIASLTAALLFGLVKNHGYVDGNKRVGFASAATFLLLNGRLLTASEVEAYDAVIAITQDRLTEDGLTGWLRQHTTG; from the coding sequence GTGTCGGAACCACGTTGGCTCACCCGGCTCATGATCGACACCATTCACGCTGAGTTGATTGCAGAACACGGCGGAGCGCACAGTTTGCGCGAGGGGGGCGATCAACTCGTCGGCTCCGCTCTCGACCGCCCGCGAAATCGACTGGCTTATGTGCCTGACGCTGACATTGCCAGCCTTACCGCTGCTCTGTTGTTCGGGCTGGTGAAGAATCACGGCTACGTCGATGGCAACAAACGAGTCGGCTTCGCTTCCGCCGCCACATTCCTGCTGTTGAACGGCCGGCTGCTGACCGCCTCGGAAGTGGAAGCGTATGACGCGGTGATCGCCATCACTCAAGATCGATTGACGGAAGATGGGCTGACCGGTTGGCTGCGTCAGCACACCACCGGTTGA
- a CDS encoding type II toxin-antitoxin system RelE/ParE family toxin: protein MTRLIHVSARANADADSIYEWIAASSADGANRWYETFLAALQLLRERADSYAAAPEAERLGVDLRQTLFKTRKGRTYRALFVIDHQTVYIVGVRGAGQNLVSEDDLDLP, encoded by the coding sequence ATGACCCGCTTGATTCACGTCTCCGCACGGGCCAACGCTGATGCGGATTCGATTTACGAATGGATCGCGGCAAGTTCTGCGGATGGGGCGAATCGCTGGTATGAAACGTTTCTGGCTGCCCTTCAACTGCTGCGGGAAAGGGCCGATTCGTATGCAGCCGCTCCTGAAGCGGAGCGGCTGGGAGTCGATCTCCGGCAGACCTTGTTCAAGACGCGAAAAGGGCGGACTTATCGGGCGTTGTTCGTCATCGATCACCAGACCGTCTATATCGTCGGCGTGCGAGGCGCGGGTCAAAACCTGGTGAGCGAGGATGATCTTGACCTTCCCTGA